The proteins below are encoded in one region of Rana temporaria chromosome 2, aRanTem1.1, whole genome shotgun sequence:
- the LOC120928323 gene encoding mucin-2-like, producing MKTLTLLSFLALFLGTAHSQNALTCSSCHATAGICSQNTGYVTCSCTSGYVGNGINCTAIASCTTETCCSSGYTWDNRAGYKLCTDINECTDATLNTCASTCTNKVGMYLCASTRSALCPSVACANDQDCLKVGGTNQCLDPCMNYQLLNGDSRLSTINSTGAFVTDRWNFGWFRYNGSVGLKMKESCVGPVKCGSAEPFSINGTHPAIGAGVVMMPLLANTVSGCVAAGTIPVKACSGGYYVYKFSGSLKYEAYCTEPLGIIATTPPPTTTTTTTTTTPTTTTTPTTTPTTTAPTTTTTPTTTPTTTTPTTTTTPTTTPTTTTPSTTTTPTTTTTPTTTPTTTTTPTTTPTTTTPTPTTTTPTTTTPTTTTPTTTTTPTTTTPTTTPTTTPATTTTPTTTTPTTTPTTTPTTTTTPTTTTPATTTTTPTTTPTTTQPATTTASTTTPPTTTPTTLLPTTTQPEINITMTTIISTIVISVTSTVDTVNGTDVSYLEVNETNSVYTEVKTISNFSININSNNSVTPYYTKITTVNDNPLTFTNNPGPQISNNATVVPNQQPFQPKLYLGTPPQTRTLTETITINEGNLTKTTTTTTITTREVIVAQRLI from the exons ATGAAGACCTTGACTTTGTTGTCCTTCTTGGCCCTGTTTTTAGGAACAGCTCATTCTCAAa ATGCCCTGACATGTTCTTCCTGCCATGCTACTGCCGGCATATGTTCCCAGAACACAGGCTATGTGACATGCAGCTGTACGTCTGGCTATGTGGGAAATGGAATAAACTGCACTGCCATAGCCTCCTGCACTACAGAAACCTGCTGTTCCTCAGGCTACACCTGGGATAACAGAGCAGGTTATAAACTTTGCACAGATATAAATGAATGTACAGATGCAACACTAAACACGTGTGCCTCCACCTGTACAAACAAGGTCGGTATGTATTTATGTGCCAGTACCAGAAGTGCTCTCTGCCCCAGTGTTGCATGTGCTAATGACCAAGACTGCCTGAAGGTTGGAGGTACTAATCAGTGTTTAGACCCATGCATGAACTACCAGCTACTGAATGGAGACAGCAGATTGTCTACAATCAATTCCACTGGAGCCTTCGTCACTGATAGATGGAACTTTGGTTGGTTTCGCTACAATGGCAGTGTAGGTTTGAAGATGAAGGAGAGTTGTGTTGGTCCTGTAAAATGTGGATCAGCTGAACCATTTAGCATTAATGGCACCCATCCAGCTATTGGTGCCGGAGTAGTGATGATGCCCCTTCTTGCTAACACAGTAAGCGGATGTGTAGCTGCAGGAACCATCCCAGTCAAAGCCTGCTCTGGAGGGTACTATGTCTACAAGTTCTCTGGAAGTTTGAAATATGAAGCTTATTGTACAG aacCCTTAGGAATTATTGCTACAACCCCGCCTCCAACCACAACTACTACAACAACAACTACAACTCCAACTACTACTACCACCCCAACTACAACCCCAACCACTACAGCTCCAACTACTACTACCACCCCAACTACAACCCCAACCACTACAACTCCAACTACTACTACCACCCCAACTACAACCCCAACCACTACAACTCCATCTACTACTACCACCCCAACCACTACCACAACCCCAACCACCACCCCAACCACTACCACAACCCCAACCACCACCCCAACCACTACCACCCCAACCCCAACTACTACAACCCCGACAACTACCACCCCAACCACAACAACTCCAACTACCACCACAACCCCGACCACTACCACCCCAACCACAACTCCAACAACAACTCCAGCTACCACCACAACCCCAACCACTACCACCCCAACCACAACTCCTACAACAACTCCAACTACCACCACAACCCCAACCACTACCACTCCAGCCACAACCACCACAACTCCAACAACAACTCCAACTACCACTCAACCTGCTACTACAACAGCTAGCACCACCACACCCCCAACAACTACTCCAACAACTCTATTGCCAACTACCACTCAGCCTGAGATAAATATCACCATGACCACAATAATAAGCACTATTGTAATAAGTGTCACTTCCACTGTTGACACAGTGAATGGTACAGATGTGTCATACTTAGAGGTTAATGAAACTAATTCGGTTTACACTGAAGTAAAGACCATTAGCAACTTCTCTATTAACATCAATAGTAACAATTCAGTCACACCATATTATACCAAGATTACCACTGTGAATGATAATCCTCTTACATTTACTAACAATCCTGGTCCCCAGATTTCAAACAATGCAACAGTTGTTCCTAATCAGCAACCTTTCCAACCTAAACTTTATTTAGGCACACCACCACAAACCAGAACACTTACTGAGACAATTACCATCAATGAGGGTAACCTTACCAAAACTACTACAACAACCACCATTACAACACGGGAGGTCATTGTAGCCCAACGCCTTATCTGA